One segment of Pseudanabaena sp. PCC 6802 DNA contains the following:
- a CDS encoding carbonic anhydrase, with protein sequence MRKLIRGLRDFKDNHFPSHLELFQLLNMAQKPRALFITCSDSRIDPNLLTQAEVGELFIMRNAGNIIPPYGIRSGESATIEYAIQSLGIEQIIVCGHTHCGAMKGLLKLDRLREEMPLVYEWLKLAEGTQRLVLENYTNYPEKELLEITSAENVLTQIDHLKTYPIVRSRLFQGRLNIYGWVYNLETGEVLAYDAVSHSYVPPLHQILDDLPEPSFNAEAIGNMEDLTARDPKKQYQAPIPE encoded by the coding sequence ATGCGCAAACTAATTCGAGGTCTACGGGACTTTAAGGATAACCATTTCCCTTCTCATTTAGAGTTATTTCAACTGCTAAATATGGCGCAAAAGCCCAGGGCTTTATTTATTACCTGTTCCGATTCGCGGATCGATCCAAACTTACTGACCCAAGCGGAAGTTGGCGAATTGTTTATTATGCGCAATGCTGGCAATATTATTCCACCATACGGGATACGGAGTGGGGAGAGTGCTACGATCGAGTATGCAATTCAGTCGCTTGGTATCGAGCAAATCATCGTTTGCGGACATACGCATTGTGGTGCGATGAAAGGTTTATTAAAGCTCGATCGCTTACGCGAAGAAATGCCCTTAGTTTATGAATGGCTAAAACTAGCTGAGGGGACGCAGCGTCTGGTTTTAGAGAATTATACTAATTACCCTGAAAAAGAGTTGCTGGAAATCACAAGTGCGGAAAATGTTCTGACGCAAATCGATCATCTCAAAACCTATCCAATCGTGCGATCGCGTCTTTTTCAAGGTAGGCTCAATATTTACGGCTGGGTTTACAATCTGGAAACAGGTGAAGTACTGGCGTACGATGCCGTCAGCCATTCATACGTTCCGCCACTGCATCAGATCTTAGACGACCTTCCCGAGCCATCTTTTAACGCGGAAGCAATAGGCAACATGGAAGATTTGACCGCGCGAGATCCTAAGAAGCAGTATCAAGCTCCCATACCTGA